The following proteins are co-located in the Desulfoscipio sp. XC116 genome:
- a CDS encoding aminodeoxychorismate/anthranilate synthase component II: MLLMIDNYDSFTYNLVQYLSMLGESVNVRRNDAISVAQMLELRPDYLVLSPGPGLPDDAGIIIQAVRNCAGHWPILGVCLGLQAIGRAFGGRVVRAKVPMHGKISLIHHDGKSIYTGLPSPFKVVRYHSLVVEKETLPDCLEVTAWTDSGEIMGLRHRELPVEGVQFHPESMLSEYGMELLANFLKGSGLN, encoded by the coding sequence ATGCTGTTAATGATTGATAATTACGATTCATTTACCTACAATCTGGTGCAGTACCTGTCTATGCTGGGGGAATCGGTAAACGTGCGGCGCAACGATGCCATTAGCGTCGCTCAAATGCTGGAGCTGCGCCCCGATTACCTGGTTCTATCACCGGGGCCGGGCTTGCCCGATGACGCCGGTATCATTATCCAAGCCGTGCGGAACTGCGCCGGACACTGGCCCATACTGGGAGTATGTCTGGGACTGCAGGCCATCGGCCGCGCCTTCGGCGGCAGAGTGGTACGGGCTAAAGTACCGATGCATGGCAAGATATCCCTAATCCACCACGATGGCAAGTCTATATACACCGGCCTGCCATCACCGTTTAAAGTAGTGCGCTACCATTCGCTGGTGGTGGAAAAGGAGACGCTGCCGGACTGTCTGGAGGTGACCGCCTGGACCGATAGCGGGGAAATTATGGGCCTCAGGCACCGCGAATTGCCGGTAGAGGGGGTACAATTCCACCCCGAATCCATGCTCAGCGAATACGGCATGGAACTGCTGGCCAACTTTTTAAAGGGGTCAGGCTTAAACTAA
- the lgt gene encoding prolipoprotein diacylglyceryl transferase, with the protein MIDPVAIQLGPLSIRWYGVIMAAAFLSGIGLACNRARRNNLDPNHILNMVTLIIPASIIGARLYYVLFTWENYRLEPLEALAIWHGGLAIHGGIIGGLLAGLFYVHRYGISPWQTADILAPSLILGQAIGRWGNFINQEAHGGPVTEQFISHFPAFIKNQMFIEGQYYHPTFLYESIWNLAVFIILIWRWPHKKAHGEIAFLYLILYSAGRFFVESLRTDSLMLGPIRVAQLISIVLILAGTAGIYILRKKNPAH; encoded by the coding sequence ATGATCGACCCCGTAGCCATACAATTAGGCCCTTTGTCAATCAGGTGGTACGGCGTTATCATGGCCGCCGCTTTTTTGTCGGGCATTGGACTGGCTTGTAACAGAGCCCGGCGGAACAACCTCGACCCCAACCACATTCTAAATATGGTCACCCTGATTATACCGGCTTCCATTATCGGCGCCCGGCTTTATTATGTTTTATTTACCTGGGAGAATTACCGGTTAGAGCCGTTGGAAGCGCTGGCCATCTGGCACGGCGGTCTGGCCATTCACGGCGGTATTATCGGTGGACTGCTGGCCGGGTTATTTTATGTACACCGCTACGGTATTTCCCCCTGGCAAACCGCGGACATATTAGCACCCAGTTTGATATTGGGACAGGCCATCGGACGCTGGGGCAACTTTATTAACCAGGAAGCCCACGGCGGACCGGTAACTGAGCAGTTTATCAGTCATTTTCCGGCCTTCATAAAGAATCAAATGTTTATCGAGGGACAATATTATCACCCCACTTTTCTTTACGAATCTATTTGGAATCTTGCCGTGTTTATCATTCTTATCTGGCGATGGCCCCATAAAAAGGCGCATGGTGAAATTGCCTTTTTGTATCTTATTCTATATTCCGCCGGGCGATTTTTTGTTGAGTCGCTGCGCACCGACAGTTTAATGCTTGGCCCCATACGAGTAGCCCAATTGATTAGCATTGTACTAATACTGGCAGGTACGGCGGGTATATACATACTGCGCAAAAAAAATCCGGCTCATTAA
- the trpD gene encoding anthranilate phosphoribosyltransferase gives MLKELLQKVVAGQDFSESEAMQAMEQVMDGRATQAQIAGLLTALKLKGETIAEITGFARVMRSKATPVSTRHPLLVDTCGTGGDGANTFNISTVAALVLAGSGVKVAKHGNRSVSSRCGSADVLEALGVNLDLEPDEVSACLDEVGIAFLYAPSLHGAMKYAAAPRRELGFRTVFNILGPLTNPAGAKAQVLGVYSPTLVHVLTEVLLRLGAERAFVIHGAGGLDEMSPFGPALVGEVNNGIIKEYSIDPLAYGFTEAGIEKLSGGSPEENAAIVRSILEGETGPRRDAVLMNAGLGLMAAGLACEFAEGVQLAARSIDHGLARAKLQDMIDFTVGCRKARVAGL, from the coding sequence GTGCTAAAGGAATTATTGCAAAAGGTAGTGGCGGGGCAGGATTTTAGTGAGTCTGAGGCTATGCAGGCCATGGAACAGGTTATGGACGGCCGGGCCACCCAGGCCCAGATTGCCGGATTGCTCACAGCGCTCAAGTTAAAAGGAGAAACCATCGCTGAAATTACCGGATTTGCCCGGGTGATGCGCAGCAAAGCCACGCCGGTATCCACCAGGCATCCTTTGCTGGTGGATACCTGTGGCACGGGTGGAGACGGGGCCAATACATTTAATATTTCCACTGTTGCCGCGCTGGTGCTGGCCGGGTCGGGCGTTAAGGTGGCTAAGCACGGTAACCGCTCCGTGTCAAGCCGGTGCGGCAGCGCCGATGTGTTGGAGGCGCTGGGGGTAAATCTGGATCTTGAGCCGGATGAGGTTTCGGCCTGCTTGGATGAAGTGGGCATAGCCTTTTTATACGCTCCGTCACTGCATGGCGCTATGAAATACGCCGCCGCACCACGCCGGGAGCTGGGTTTTAGGACGGTGTTTAATATCCTCGGCCCGCTGACCAACCCGGCCGGGGCCAAAGCTCAGGTGTTGGGGGTATACAGCCCCACACTGGTGCATGTGCTGACCGAGGTGCTGCTGCGCCTGGGCGCGGAGCGGGCTTTTGTGATACACGGCGCCGGTGGGTTGGATGAAATGTCCCCGTTCGGGCCTGCATTGGTTGGTGAAGTTAATAACGGCATTATTAAAGAATATTCTATTGATCCGTTGGCTTACGGTTTTACAGAGGCGGGTATCGAAAAGCTGTCCGGCGGCTCCCCGGAAGAAAACGCAGCCATTGTGCGGAGTATTTTAGAAGGTGAGACCGGTCCCCGCCGGGACGCGGTTTTGATGAATGCAGGTCTGGGACTGATGGCGGCCGGGCTGGCTTGTGAATTTGCCGAAGGTGTACAATTAGCCGCTCGAAGTATTGACCATGGCTTAGCCCGGGCCAAACTTCAGGATATGATTGATTTTACCGTTGGATGTCGGAAAGCCAGGGTGGCCGGGCTATGA
- the trpE gene encoding anthranilate synthase component I encodes MIKPGLQDYLILARQYNLVPVFTEFIADTETPISVFIKLAQNGTACLLESVEGGQHLGRYSFIALDPLLIFESTGGRGKIIYSDSVIKSADGPPFKTLANLLQIYRVPPLQELPRFYGGAVGYMAYDAVRSLENLPGVPQDKLNLPDCLQFFPGVVAIFDHVRHTVTLVVNYPQDGNDPAVIYDRAVRKLARMRAALAKPLPLPGQFTLRGEIDVDLSDDAFCRRAERVLEYIRSGDVIQVVLSRRYSVGFEGDDLAVYRRLRSVNPSPYMYYLNVGGIKVIGSSPEMLVRVENGIMTTCPIAGTRPRGNSPARDGQLAGELLADEKERAEHLMLVDLGRNDLGRVCLPGTVKVPRFMDIEYFSHVMHIVSRVEGKLPSGISAPAALAACFPAGTVSGAPKVRAMEIIDELEPYRRGVYAGAVGYLGFNGNMDTAIAIRTLVIKDNTVYIQAGAGIVADSRPRSECAEIANKARAMFKALGVKDTFIPAAD; translated from the coding sequence ATGATTAAGCCCGGTTTGCAAGATTATCTGATTTTGGCCCGTCAATATAATTTAGTACCGGTATTTACGGAATTTATCGCTGATACTGAGACCCCTATCTCCGTATTTATCAAACTGGCTCAAAACGGAACCGCCTGCCTGCTGGAAAGCGTGGAAGGAGGGCAGCACCTGGGGCGGTATTCATTTATTGCGCTGGACCCGCTGCTGATCTTCGAGTCCACTGGCGGCCGGGGAAAGATTATCTATTCCGACTCGGTAATCAAATCGGCAGACGGCCCGCCATTTAAAACATTGGCAAATTTATTGCAAATCTACCGGGTGCCGCCGTTGCAAGAACTGCCGCGCTTTTATGGCGGCGCGGTGGGCTATATGGCCTATGATGCGGTGCGTTCTTTGGAAAATTTACCTGGTGTACCCCAAGACAAACTGAACCTGCCCGATTGCCTGCAATTTTTCCCCGGGGTAGTGGCTATTTTCGACCATGTGCGTCATACCGTAACTTTAGTAGTGAATTATCCGCAGGACGGAAATGATCCGGCTGTGATATATGACCGGGCTGTGCGAAAACTGGCCCGCATGCGTGCGGCTTTGGCTAAACCGCTGCCTCTCCCGGGGCAATTTACCCTGCGGGGAGAAATTGACGTGGATTTGTCCGATGATGCTTTTTGTCGGCGAGCGGAGCGGGTTCTGGAATATATCCGCTCCGGCGACGTTATCCAGGTGGTGTTATCGCGGCGTTACAGCGTAGGTTTTGAAGGCGATGACCTGGCGGTATACCGGCGACTGAGAAGCGTTAATCCTTCTCCGTACATGTATTACTTAAACGTGGGAGGTATCAAGGTGATTGGCTCTTCACCGGAAATGCTGGTGCGAGTGGAAAACGGTATTATGACTACCTGCCCCATTGCCGGAACCCGTCCCCGGGGAAATAGTCCGGCGCGGGATGGGCAGTTGGCCGGGGAACTGCTGGCTGATGAGAAGGAAAGGGCGGAACATCTAATGCTGGTTGATTTGGGGCGCAATGATTTGGGACGGGTTTGTCTGCCGGGCACGGTAAAAGTGCCCCGGTTTATGGATATTGAATATTTCTCCCATGTTATGCATATTGTCTCCCGGGTCGAGGGTAAGCTGCCGTCCGGTATCAGTGCGCCGGCCGCGCTGGCCGCCTGTTTTCCGGCCGGTACGGTGAGCGGTGCTCCCAAGGTCAGGGCCATGGAAATTATTGATGAGCTGGAGCCTTACCGCCGGGGCGTCTACGCCGGTGCCGTCGGTTACCTGGGCTTTAACGGCAACATGGATACAGCTATCGCCATTCGTACGCTGGTAATTAAAGATAATACTGTATATATCCAAGCCGGGGCAGGTATTGTCGCCGACTCTCGTCCGCGAAGCGAATGTGCGGAAATAGCCAACAAAGCTCGGGCCATGTTCAAGGCGTTGGGCGTGAAGGATACATTTATACCGGCGGCTGATTAG
- a CDS encoding DUF1294 domain-containing protein: MLTTYLLVINLISFGLFGLDKYRARHRLFRIPKRTLFIIALAGGTIGTLAGIYLFRHKTRHLAFTIGIPSIMLLQILLALYFYLCH; this comes from the coding sequence ATGTTAACAACATATTTGCTGGTTATTAATCTTATTTCCTTCGGCCTTTTCGGATTGGACAAGTATCGCGCCCGGCACCGGCTGTTTCGGATTCCCAAAAGAACGCTGTTTATAATCGCCTTAGCAGGCGGAACAATCGGGACACTGGCCGGCATCTACCTTTTTCGCCATAAAACCAGACACCTTGCATTTACTATAGGTATACCTTCTATTATGCTGTTGCAAATATTGTTAGCCCTTTATTTTTATCTTTGCCATTAA